Proteins from a single region of Budorcas taxicolor isolate Tak-1 chromosome 7, Takin1.1, whole genome shotgun sequence:
- the BSG gene encoding basigin, with translation MAAGQIAVLGLVLLSAQGGFGAGSRIWTNIDNDGSKTRLTCALNHSATEIVGHRWVKGGKVLKEDALPDLKTEYEVDSEDRSGQYSCIFLPEHAGRTDLEVRGPPSIKAVKKSEHATEGETVILVCKSDSFPPVINWLWYKESESGDQVITNSTQSKFFVVSSESRTELHIPNVDLKEDPGKYVCNGTSLEGTSQAAITLRVRNRFAALWPFLGIVAEVLVLVTIIFIYEKRRKPDEVLDDEDIGSAPLKSSGNPLNDKDKNVRLRNSS, from the exons GGAGCAGGATCTGGACTAACATAGACAATGACGGCTCCAAAACGCGTCTCACCTGTGCCTTGAATCACAGTGCCACTGAGATTGTGGGCCACCGCTGGGTGAAGGGTGGTAAGGTGCTGAAAGAGGACGCCCTGCCTGACCTGAAGACGGAGTATGA GGTGGACTCAGAAGACCGCTCAGGCCAGTACTCCTGCATCTTCCTTCCGGAGCACGCGGGCCGCACCGATCTGGAAGTGAGGG GACCCCCCAGCATCAAGGCTGTGAAGAAGTCAGAGCACGCCACAGAGGGGGAGACTGTGATCCTGGTCTGCAAATCGGACTCCTTCCCGCCGGTCATCAACTGGCTGTGGTACAAGGAAAGCGAGTCTGGGGACCAGGTCATCACCAACAGCACCCAGAGCAAGTTCTTCGTGGTCTCCTCGGAGAGCCGCACAGAGCTGCACATCCCCAACGTGGACCTGAAGGAGGACCCCGGCAAGTACGTGTGCAACGGCACCAGCTTGGAGGGCACCAGCCAGGCGGCCATCACGTTGCGCGTGCGCAACCGCTTCGCTGCCCTTTGGCCCTTCCTGGGCATCGTGGCCGAGGTGCTTGTGCTGGTCACCATCATCTTCATCTATGAGAAGAGGCGGAAGCCAGACGAGGTCCTGGATG ATGAAGACATAGGCTCTGCTCCACT GAAGAGCAGTGGGAACCCCTTGAATGACAAAGACAAGAATGTTCGCCTGAGGAACTCCAGCTGA